One genomic region from Yersinia canariae encodes:
- a CDS encoding virulence factor SrfB: MLATITDYKQKITLIQNSGIQFLDFALKPELDGELPNKFVRKSANGPLLRLNYHENNGKYSLLVPGAAPEIVKPEFSFPVEQSLKLLNKIWLPLPFLRFNPPRSFVNGPDNWARVQILVLDSPDQDGNTLRVTMAFDTKVYAEGHANEYLAPNENDIKTGLSFALAYHNEELAEFLDLTWVDGWLREVFIQQASAQEERTARHISASLREFEYQAHYLNLLELLGSQVGVPEIKINTSTLQEPAVSVDLILDVGNSHTCGILVEDSADESHGLKQTYELQIRDLSEPHHLYNELFESRVEFAQAKFGKQNFSVESGRDDAFIWPSITRVGSEASRMALHRLGTEGSTGISSPRRYLWDEETYTPGWRFNETQNEQTHEPLATASPLTNLVNDDGQPLYSMPMDERLPVFSPHYSRSSLMTFMLSELLAQALMHINSAAQRLKMTHANAPRQLRAIILTLPSAMPKPEREIFRRRMNEAIALVWKSMGWHPADDNFVSEQDRAKCQVPVPSVQMEWDEATCGQMVYLYNETQVNFGGRTAAFFASMARPDKQLDAGETAGKTLRIASIDIGGGTTDLAITQYWLDDGMGNNVKISPRLLFREGFKVAGDDILLDVIQLYILPALQARLKKAVVANTDVLMDKLFGNDGRMDGQSALRQQATLQIFMPVGRAILEAYESFDPLDINAEIDASFGELLSQRPTSKVLEYINSEIQRELSADAGEFDILQVPLVLKLSKLHGEFLSNRMSITQNLRSLSEVVSLYSCDVLLLTGRPSRFPGIQALFRHLQPLPNNRILSLDGYHTSDWYPFNKQGRIDNPKSTAAVGAMLCLLSLDLRLAGFYFKAGDFQPYSTIRYLGMLDSSETLTDENVYYRDIDLDSTDFTLPSDTRFQVRGTLCLGFRQLDNDRWPASPLYTLSIVDQELARKVAGDSALHVRLKLTKADKNVIDRSVIDKNSSPERFEIADAVLQDGSRVPLHHLRLKLNTLASNGSASTHYWIDSGSVFKK; this comes from the coding sequence ATGCTGGCAACGATCACTGACTATAAACAGAAAATCACACTGATTCAGAATAGTGGCATCCAGTTTTTGGACTTCGCATTAAAACCTGAATTAGATGGCGAACTACCGAATAAATTTGTGCGTAAAAGTGCCAATGGCCCATTACTGCGCCTCAATTATCATGAAAATAATGGTAAATATTCGCTATTAGTACCCGGTGCTGCCCCAGAGATTGTTAAACCGGAATTTAGTTTTCCAGTGGAGCAATCACTAAAACTTCTGAATAAAATTTGGTTACCGCTGCCTTTTTTGCGCTTTAATCCGCCGCGCTCATTTGTTAATGGGCCGGATAATTGGGCCAGAGTACAAATTTTAGTTTTGGATAGCCCAGACCAAGATGGTAATACATTGCGGGTCACGATGGCCTTTGACACCAAAGTTTATGCTGAAGGTCATGCCAATGAATATCTGGCCCCCAATGAAAACGACATCAAAACCGGATTAAGTTTCGCATTGGCTTACCACAATGAAGAATTAGCCGAGTTTCTTGACTTAACTTGGGTCGATGGTTGGTTGCGGGAAGTCTTTATTCAACAAGCTTCCGCGCAGGAAGAACGAACAGCTCGTCATATTAGTGCATCGTTGCGCGAATTCGAATACCAAGCTCACTACCTTAACTTGCTGGAATTACTGGGCAGCCAAGTGGGTGTGCCTGAAATAAAAATAAATACCAGCACGTTGCAAGAACCAGCGGTTAGCGTTGATCTTATTTTGGATGTCGGTAACTCACACACCTGCGGTATTTTGGTGGAAGACAGTGCCGATGAAAGTCATGGTCTTAAACAAACCTATGAATTGCAAATTCGCGATTTGAGTGAACCTCACCATCTCTATAACGAATTATTTGAAAGCCGAGTTGAGTTCGCGCAAGCGAAATTCGGCAAGCAGAATTTTTCCGTAGAAAGCGGCCGTGATGATGCTTTTATCTGGCCGTCAATAACTCGTGTTGGCAGCGAAGCCAGCCGCATGGCATTACACCGTTTGGGTACTGAAGGGTCTACCGGGATTTCCAGCCCACGCCGTTATCTGTGGGATGAAGAAACCTATACCCCAGGTTGGCGATTTAATGAAACACAAAACGAACAAACACATGAGCCGCTGGCGACCGCATCGCCGCTGACTAATCTTGTTAATGATGATGGCCAGCCCCTGTATAGCATGCCGATGGATGAACGGCTGCCGGTATTCTCGCCGCATTATAGCCGCAGCTCATTGATGACGTTTATGTTATCCGAGCTATTAGCGCAGGCGCTGATGCACATTAACAGTGCCGCCCAGCGCTTGAAAATGACTCATGCCAACGCCCCACGGCAGCTACGGGCCATTATCCTGACCTTGCCCTCAGCCATGCCAAAACCCGAGCGCGAGATTTTCCGCCGGCGGATGAATGAGGCTATTGCTCTGGTTTGGAAATCAATGGGTTGGCATCCGGCAGATGATAATTTTGTGTCCGAACAAGACCGCGCTAAATGTCAGGTTCCGGTGCCTTCGGTCCAGATGGAGTGGGATGAGGCCACCTGTGGCCAGATGGTGTATCTGTATAACGAAACGCAAGTTAACTTCGGTGGCCGTACTGCTGCTTTTTTTGCCAGTATGGCGCGGCCCGATAAGCAACTTGATGCCGGAGAAACCGCCGGAAAAACCTTACGCATCGCGTCAATTGATATTGGCGGCGGCACGACAGACTTGGCCATCACCCAATATTGGCTGGATGATGGCATGGGGAATAATGTCAAAATTAGCCCTCGTCTGCTATTTCGCGAAGGGTTTAAAGTCGCGGGCGACGATATTTTATTAGATGTTATCCAGCTTTATATTTTACCCGCTCTTCAGGCCCGACTTAAGAAAGCGGTCGTTGCCAATACTGATGTTCTGATGGATAAGTTATTCGGCAATGATGGCCGGATGGATGGGCAATCGGCATTGCGTCAGCAAGCTACGTTGCAGATATTTATGCCAGTAGGACGGGCAATTCTTGAAGCCTATGAAAGCTTTGACCCACTGGATATTAACGCAGAAATAGACGCCAGTTTCGGTGAGTTATTATCCCAGCGCCCCACCTCGAAAGTATTGGAATATATCAACAGTGAAATCCAGCGCGAGCTATCAGCCGACGCGGGAGAATTTGATATTTTGCAGGTGCCGCTGGTATTGAAATTAAGTAAATTACACGGCGAGTTTTTATCTAACCGGATGAGTATTACGCAAAACCTGCGCTCGTTGTCCGAGGTTGTATCGCTCTATAGTTGCGATGTGCTGTTATTAACTGGCCGCCCTTCGCGCTTCCCTGGGATTCAGGCATTATTTCGCCATCTACAACCGCTGCCAAATAACCGTATTCTTTCTTTGGATGGATACCATACCAGCGATTGGTATCCATTTAATAAACAAGGGCGGATTGATAATCCTAAATCTACCGCCGCTGTGGGTGCCATGCTGTGTTTGCTGTCACTTGATCTACGGCTGGCCGGTTTTTATTTTAAAGCCGGTGATTTTCAGCCTTATTCGACCATTCGTTATCTGGGGATGTTGGACAGCAGCGAAACACTGACAGATGAAAATGTTTATTATCGTGATATCGACCTGGACAGCACTGATTTCACTCTGCCATCCGACACTCGTTTTCAAGTAAGAGGGACATTGTGCCTTGGATTCCGCCAGCTTGATAATGATCGTTGGCCGGCATCTCCCCTCTATACTTTGTCGATTGTGGATCAAGAACTGGCACGTAAAGTCGCCGGTGACAGTGCATTGCATGTCAGATTGAAACTGACTAAAGCGGATAAAAACGTTATTGATAGAAGCGTTATTGATAAAAATAGCAGCCCGGAACGTTTTGAGATAGCCGACGCGGTACTGCAAGATGGCAGCCGTGTTCCATTGCATCATCTGCGTCTCAAGCTAAACACACTAGCCAGCAATGGTTCAGCATCAACCCATTATTGGATTGATAGTGGGAGCGTATTTAAAAAATGA
- a CDS encoding SrfA family protein, whose translation MAKSFLRSGSLDDILALGENGQPVYASALQIREALRLKKQQPIADCLAIPQLNEQGDRIDWYAPIEGKVTSWIAASTTERKSAIKQLAACLSSANELCQRAQKSDNAAQRLLGVLLAKTLQFPDPNHVYLVAGKPVLTFWGFVGQDQKTRTDPLDCLRQTAEAIEPAFTPLSAAPSAPITSSAPVIPPVAATAEPVPQADIAAAILPAPAAESTPPATTEKKNARWWRLSWILPVLALIIALIVQFSGGMPETASAAPALKPAVVAEEKAEPEQAPQVQQAAPVVNRPVTKVIQPAIEPQLPLDNATIIPPAPVVTEPVAELTAAQIKSALILPSDAVKVGSTAFLNGNWRVSPDIKAAQTGKAPSLKYQIKNGKGTVKITHGDNVTCQANITAGLMKSGNLVINSRYRAQCSDGSKYQMPEIVCKQGVTGIADCKGRYDANTTLPMTMKRETK comes from the coding sequence GTGGCGAAATCATTTTTACGCAGTGGTAGTTTGGACGATATTCTGGCGTTGGGTGAGAACGGGCAGCCCGTTTATGCTTCCGCACTTCAGATTAGAGAGGCGTTACGCCTTAAAAAACAGCAACCTATTGCTGATTGCTTGGCTATTCCTCAGCTCAATGAGCAAGGCGATCGTATTGACTGGTATGCCCCGATTGAAGGGAAAGTGACTTCATGGATTGCGGCCAGTACCACTGAGCGAAAATCCGCCATCAAGCAACTGGCGGCCTGTTTATCCAGTGCCAATGAGTTATGCCAGCGCGCGCAAAAATCTGATAACGCCGCCCAGCGGCTATTGGGTGTGTTGCTGGCCAAAACCCTGCAATTTCCCGACCCAAATCATGTTTACTTAGTGGCAGGCAAACCGGTACTGACTTTCTGGGGATTTGTTGGTCAGGATCAGAAAACCCGGACTGACCCCCTTGATTGTTTACGACAAACGGCTGAAGCAATCGAACCGGCTTTCACCCCCCTGAGTGCTGCGCCCTCGGCACCCATAACGTCATCGGCACCTGTAATACCGCCGGTGGCCGCAACCGCCGAGCCGGTGCCACAAGCCGATATTGCCGCTGCAATACTCCCAGCACCCGCCGCAGAATCAACACCGCCAGCCACAACAGAAAAGAAAAATGCCCGATGGTGGCGATTAAGCTGGATATTGCCGGTTTTGGCATTAATCATCGCCTTAATCGTCCAATTCAGTGGCGGAATGCCAGAAACTGCTTCGGCGGCTCCAGCGCTTAAACCGGCGGTGGTAGCTGAAGAGAAAGCCGAGCCAGAGCAAGCCCCCCAAGTGCAACAAGCCGCTCCGGTGGTCAATCGCCCGGTCACCAAGGTTATTCAGCCCGCGATTGAGCCACAACTTCCGTTGGATAACGCCACTATCATTCCCCCGGCCCCCGTCGTCACCGAACCTGTTGCGGAGCTCACGGCAGCACAAATCAAGAGTGCGCTAATACTCCCGTCGGATGCCGTAAAAGTTGGCTCAACCGCATTCCTTAATGGCAATTGGCGCGTTAGCCCTGATATTAAAGCCGCCCAGACAGGTAAAGCGCCGAGTCTGAAGTATCAGATTAAAAATGGCAAAGGCACCGTAAAAATCACTCACGGTGACAACGTCACCTGCCAAGCAAATATTACCGCCGGGCTAATGAAATCGGGCAATTTGGTGATTAACAGCCGTTATAGAGCGCAGTGTAGTGATGGTTCAAAATATCAAATGCCTGAGATCGTCTGTAAGCAAGGCGTTACCGGTATTGCTGATTGCAAAGGCCGTTACGATGCCAATACAACACTTCCAATGACGATGAAGCGTGAGACTAAATAA
- a CDS encoding AMP nucleosidase: MNQSQATTHLSAVEAIEKLETLYEAALAALRDAISAYIRDGALPDVGDRAKGLFSYPQLSVSWDGRFRDHQRTRAYGRFSRTGQYSTTITRPALFREYLTEQLTLLETEYGAVFEVTPSQQEMPYPFVIDGSDLILDRSMTAGLAQHFPTTDLAKIGDGITDGIDIAGADFPLSHFDALRTDFSLARLKHYTGTPAEHIQPYILFTNYSRYVDEFVSWACEQILDPSSPYKALSCAGGSFITAENADPEKTTSDLAWKKYQMPAYHLIAESGHGITLVNIGVGPSNAKTICDHLAVLRPHAWLMIGHCGGLRESQAIGDYVLAHAYLRDDHVLDAVLPPDIPIPSIAEVQRALYDATKAVSGMPGVEVKQRLRTGTVVTSDDRNWELRFSASALRFSLSRAVAVDMESATIAAQGYRFRVPYGTLLCVSDKPLHGEIKLPGQANHFYEGAISEHLQIGIRAIDLLRAEGDQLHSRKLRTFNEPPFR; encoded by the coding sequence TTGAATCAATCACAAGCTACAACTCATCTCTCGGCCGTTGAGGCGATAGAAAAACTGGAAACGTTATACGAAGCGGCGCTCGCAGCATTGCGTGATGCTATCAGTGCCTATATTCGTGATGGCGCTTTGCCGGATGTTGGTGACAGGGCGAAAGGTTTATTTTCGTATCCCCAACTGAGTGTCAGTTGGGATGGCCGATTCCGTGACCATCAGCGCACTCGAGCTTACGGGCGTTTCTCGCGCACCGGCCAATACAGCACCACCATAACCCGGCCCGCATTATTTAGAGAATATCTCACCGAGCAACTGACATTGCTTGAAACTGAGTATGGTGCAGTGTTCGAAGTGACACCGTCACAACAAGAAATGCCATATCCTTTTGTTATCGATGGCTCTGACCTTATTCTTGACCGGTCAATGACCGCAGGGCTGGCCCAGCATTTCCCGACCACTGATCTGGCCAAAATCGGTGATGGCATTACGGATGGTATTGATATTGCCGGTGCCGATTTCCCGCTATCGCATTTTGATGCACTGCGAACTGATTTTTCGCTAGCCCGGCTCAAACACTACACCGGCACTCCGGCTGAGCATATTCAGCCCTATATTCTGTTTACCAATTACAGCCGCTATGTAGATGAGTTTGTCAGTTGGGCTTGCGAGCAGATTCTCGACCCCTCCAGCCCTTACAAAGCCTTATCCTGCGCCGGTGGCAGCTTTATCACCGCGGAAAATGCAGATCCCGAGAAGACCACCTCTGACCTGGCGTGGAAAAAATACCAAATGCCGGCTTATCATTTAATCGCCGAAAGCGGGCACGGTATTACGCTGGTGAATATTGGGGTCGGCCCATCCAATGCCAAAACTATTTGCGACCATCTGGCGGTGCTGCGGCCACACGCGTGGCTGATGATAGGGCATTGTGGCGGTTTGCGCGAAAGTCAGGCCATTGGCGATTACGTTCTGGCGCATGCTTATTTGCGTGATGACCATGTGTTGGATGCGGTGTTGCCACCGGATATCCCGATCCCGAGCATTGCCGAAGTCCAACGCGCGTTATATGACGCAACCAAAGCCGTGAGTGGAATGCCGGGTGTTGAAGTTAAACAGCGGCTGCGTACCGGAACCGTGGTCACGTCCGACGACCGCAACTGGGAATTGCGTTTCTCCGCCTCGGCCCTGCGTTTTAGCCTAAGTCGGGCGGTAGCGGTTGATATGGAAAGTGCCACCATTGCGGCGCAAGGTTATCGATTCAGAGTGCCTTACGGCACATTACTTTGTGTCTCAGACAAACCGCTGCATGGCGAAATAAAATTACCGGGGCAAGCAAACCATTTCTATGAGGGCGCTATTTCCGAACATTTGCAGATTGGTATTCGGGCAATAGATTTACTGCGCGCAGAAGGTGACCAACTGCATTCTCGTAAATTACGAACCTTTAACGAGCCGCCGTTCCGTTAA
- a CDS encoding dimethylarginine dimethylaminohydrolase family protein, whose product MHFTQAIARLPADTCGRGQTTSQLGAPDIAITGQQFLAYVDTLLHLGLKVTILPAAPAYPDAHFVEDTAVVMPELAVITHPGAPSRQGEVDTIEPLFTDRPVFRMSHHGHLDGGDVLLVDKQFFIGLTSRTDEAGISEFSAAVGRYGYKVTAIEVSAGLHLKSIVNYVGRNTLLLTEDYQHHPAFADFNTIVIPEAESYAGNTLWINDTLITPRGYPYTLAQIEKLGMPIVQLDTSEFKKMDGGLTCLSLRF is encoded by the coding sequence ATGCACTTTACTCAAGCCATTGCCAGACTTCCTGCTGATACCTGTGGTCGCGGCCAGACAACCTCCCAACTGGGCGCGCCGGACATTGCTATCACCGGCCAACAATTTTTGGCTTATGTGGATACATTGCTGCATCTGGGCCTGAAAGTGACCATTTTACCCGCCGCACCTGCTTATCCTGATGCGCATTTTGTCGAAGATACCGCGGTGGTGATGCCGGAGTTGGCGGTGATAACTCACCCCGGCGCACCCAGCCGGCAGGGCGAAGTGGACACCATTGAGCCGCTGTTTACCGACCGCCCGGTTTTCCGCATGAGTCACCACGGACACCTTGATGGTGGTGATGTGTTATTGGTGGATAAGCAGTTTTTCATCGGGCTGACGTCGCGTACCGATGAGGCGGGCATTAGCGAATTCAGTGCTGCGGTAGGGCGCTATGGCTATAAAGTGACCGCGATTGAAGTGAGTGCCGGGTTACACCTGAAATCGATTGTCAATTACGTGGGCCGCAATACCTTATTGCTGACAGAAGATTATCAGCACCATCCCGCCTTTGCAGACTTTAACACTATTGTGATTCCAGAAGCGGAGTCATACGCCGGAAACACCTTATGGATCAATGACACGCTGATTACCCCGCGAGGATATCCTTATACGTTGGCACAAATTGAAAAGCTGGGGATGCCAATTGTGCAGCTTGATACCAGCGAATTTAAAAAAATGGATGGCGGTTTAACCTGCCTCTCACTTCGTTTTTAA
- a CDS encoding ABC transporter substrate-binding protein, giving the protein MKKTLAALLTGLILSAPVAAQTIETISFGVDGGYPPFDVLAPSGEITGFDIDIANALCANLHAKCVFVKQPFESMIAALNARKFDAIIASLSITDERKKEVDFTDRYYRSAAQLVARKGSPLSPDVASLKGKTVGVQTGSIHETYAKKHWGGQGVKIVSYANQDNVYLDLMSGRINASLQDNIQAASSFIDTPRGQKFAFAGPVIQDETISSDVGIAVGKDNPALRDALNGAIKAIRADGTYDAIQKKYFSFDIYGN; this is encoded by the coding sequence ATGAAAAAGACATTAGCTGCATTATTGACTGGCTTGATACTTTCCGCTCCCGTAGCGGCTCAGACGATAGAAACTATCAGTTTTGGTGTGGACGGCGGCTATCCACCGTTTGACGTTCTTGCTCCTAGCGGCGAGATAACGGGCTTTGATATTGATATCGCGAATGCATTATGTGCCAACCTGCATGCCAAATGTGTTTTCGTCAAACAGCCCTTTGAAAGCATGATTGCCGCCCTAAATGCACGTAAATTTGATGCCATTATTGCGTCACTGAGCATTACTGATGAACGCAAAAAAGAAGTCGATTTCACTGATCGCTACTACCGCAGTGCCGCACAATTAGTGGCGCGCAAAGGTAGCCCGCTGTCACCAGATGTCGCCAGTTTGAAAGGTAAAACCGTCGGTGTTCAGACCGGTTCTATTCATGAAACTTATGCGAAAAAACATTGGGGTGGGCAGGGGGTGAAAATTGTCTCTTACGCCAACCAAGACAATGTGTATTTGGACCTGATGTCCGGGCGTATCAATGCCTCATTACAGGATAACATTCAGGCCGCCAGCAGCTTTATTGATACCCCGCGCGGGCAGAAATTTGCTTTTGCCGGCCCGGTCATTCAAGACGAGACTATCTCCTCTGATGTCGGTATCGCTGTCGGCAAAGATAACCCGGCATTGCGTGATGCCCTTAATGGGGCGATTAAAGCGATTCGCGCGGACGGCACCTATGATGCTATCCAGAAAAAATATTTTAGTTTTGATATTTACGGCAATTGA